The Insulibacter thermoxylanivorax genome includes a region encoding these proteins:
- a CDS encoding GntR family transcriptional regulator, translating into MNIIISNTSDEPIYLQIVNQMKEQILKGQLTDSQALPSIRNLAKELNISVITTKRAYEELEKEGLIVTVAGKGSYVAPLNREMLREAKLKMVEDALAEAVSTAKMAGLSLEELKEMLELIYEE; encoded by the coding sequence GTGAATATCATCATTTCGAATACTTCTGATGAGCCGATCTATCTGCAGATTGTCAACCAGATGAAGGAGCAGATCCTGAAAGGACAACTCACCGATTCACAGGCTCTCCCATCCATTCGAAATCTCGCCAAAGAGCTCAATATCAGCGTGATTACGACCAAACGAGCCTATGAGGAGCTGGAGAAAGAGGGGCTGATCGTCACCGTCGCCGGCAAAGGTTCTTACGTAGCACCTCTGAACCGCGAGATGCTTCGAGAGGCGAAGCTGAAGATGGTCGAGGATGCGTTGGCCGAAGCCGTTAGCACGGCCAAGATGGCCGGTCTATCCCTAGAAGAACTGAAGGAAATGTTAGAGCTGATCTATGAGGAGTGA